From Deinococcus sp. Marseille-Q6407, one genomic window encodes:
- a CDS encoding DUF427 domain-containing protein: MKATWQGAVLAESPDTVVVEGNHYFPAESLRREYFSPSQTYSTCPWKGEASYYTVTVNGQENRDAAWFYPEPKEAAAQIRGRVAFWKGVEVTE; encoded by the coding sequence ATGAAAGCAACCTGGCAAGGCGCGGTGCTGGCGGAATCTCCCGATACGGTCGTGGTGGAAGGCAACCACTACTTTCCGGCCGAGAGCCTGCGGCGCGAATACTTTAGCCCGTCACAGACATATAGCACCTGCCCTTGGAAGGGCGAGGCGAGCTACTACACCGTGACCGTGAACGGGCAGGAAAACCGCGACGCGGCCTGGTTCTACCCCGAGCCCAAGGAGGCCGCCGCCCAGATCCGCGGGCGGGTGGCGTTCTGGAAGGGCGTGGAAGTCACCGAGTAG
- a CDS encoding RNHCP domain-containing protein, translating to MSGRRFTVQGTNNAFECTHCGADIQPLQNGSVRNHCPHCLHSLHVDIFPGDRACDCHGVMEPVAVENSGKKGWMIVHRCQKCGHTGRNRAALDDPQQPDDWDLIVELSQQPRL from the coding sequence ATGAGCGGGCGGCGCTTTACCGTGCAGGGCACCAACAACGCCTTCGAGTGCACCCACTGCGGCGCCGACATTCAGCCGCTGCAGAACGGCTCGGTGCGCAACCACTGCCCCCATTGCCTGCACTCGCTACATGTGGACATCTTTCCGGGCGACCGCGCCTGCGACTGCCACGGCGTGATGGAGCCGGTGGCGGTGGAGAACAGCGGCAAAAAAGGTTGGATGATCGTGCACCGCTGCCAGAAGTGCGGGCACACCGGCCGCAACCGCGCCGCCCTAGACGACCCCCAACAGCCCGACGACTGGGACCTGATCGTGGAGCTCAGCCAGCAGCCCCGACTCTAA
- a CDS encoding DUF3592 domain-containing protein, translating into MNWLVLLFTLPLLALGLFLLWLGGLSLWTTLLGGTGRDTYRWPEVPATVLSHQVEHEHRGNQIALSRGAQTETVRAAVTVQLEDGTLAEVWPPELARMTLTQPPGLSFQEFMAAADGLALAEAQKRLPAGQTILVLAAPAAHRVIRASPDGQPWTAAYPRGTLASKPLSLLASLFMLGFGLLLVLWAALMLLPSTAPGTS; encoded by the coding sequence ATGAACTGGCTCGTCCTGCTCTTTACTCTGCCGCTGCTGGCGCTGGGGCTCTTTTTGCTGTGGCTGGGCGGTCTGAGCCTCTGGACCACTCTGCTTGGAGGCACTGGCCGGGACACTTACCGCTGGCCGGAGGTGCCCGCCACCGTACTGAGCCACCAGGTAGAGCATGAACACCGGGGCAACCAGATTGCTCTGTCACGTGGCGCACAGACCGAAACGGTCCGGGCCGCCGTGACCGTCCAGCTGGAAGACGGCACACTGGCCGAAGTCTGGCCACCTGAACTGGCCCGGATGACGCTGACGCAGCCGCCAGGGCTCAGTTTCCAAGAGTTCATGGCTGCCGCTGACGGCCTGGCCTTGGCCGAAGCCCAGAAACGCCTACCCGCGGGCCAGACCATTCTGGTGTTGGCGGCGCCGGCCGCACACCGTGTTATTCGAGCGAGCCCGGACGGGCAGCCATGGACCGCCGCCTATCCCAGGGGCACCCTGGCCTCCAAGCCGCTCAGCCTGTTGGCCTCGCTGTTTATGCTGGGGTTTGGCCTGCTGCTGGTGCTCTGGGCAGCATTGATGTTGCTGCCGAGTACTGCACCAGGGACGAGCTAG
- a CDS encoding aminopeptidase, whose product MVQNFDEKLKKYAELAVRTGVGLRPGQRLLIEAPVETAPLARALVEAAYDAGASFVDVRWDDDAVNLLRYQKAPEGSFDQLSKWRVDAEMETVDEGGAVLAIRSTDPGLLGGVDAARVTQQSRALSTYRKPYSKKVMTNSVNWNLITAPLPEWSSQIFPDVSAEEAVEQHWDAIFAATRADQPDPIQAWEDHLAALKTRRDYLTDKGYAALHFKDAAGGTDLTVGLADDHVWGGGASDSTGAEQGRFVPNIPTEEVWTAPHREWVDGVVVSTKPLSYNGVLISGIRMRFENGQAVEVSAEQGEATIKELIATDGGSAHLGEVALVPHSSPISQSGLFFFHTLYDENAASHIALGAAYRFNVAGGTEMSDEEFMAHGGNDSIVHVDWMIGSATMDVDGITKEGQREPVMRAGEFVI is encoded by the coding sequence ATGGTTCAAAATTTTGACGAGAAGTTGAAGAAGTACGCTGAGCTGGCTGTGCGGACCGGCGTGGGCCTGCGTCCCGGCCAGCGCCTGCTGATCGAAGCGCCGGTCGAAACGGCGCCCCTGGCCCGCGCTCTGGTGGAAGCTGCCTACGACGCCGGCGCCAGCTTCGTGGACGTGCGCTGGGACGATGACGCCGTCAACCTGCTGCGCTACCAGAAAGCCCCCGAAGGCAGCTTCGATCAGCTGAGCAAGTGGCGGGTGGACGCCGAGATGGAAACGGTAGACGAGGGCGGCGCCGTGCTGGCGATTCGCTCGACCGACCCTGGCCTGCTGGGCGGGGTGGACGCGGCCCGCGTGACCCAGCAGTCGCGGGCGCTGAGCACCTACCGCAAGCCCTACAGCAAAAAGGTGATGACCAACTCGGTCAACTGGAACCTGATTACGGCGCCGCTGCCCGAGTGGTCCAGCCAGATTTTCCCGGATGTGAGCGCCGAGGAAGCGGTGGAACAGCACTGGGACGCCATCTTCGCCGCCACCCGTGCCGACCAGCCGGATCCCATCCAGGCCTGGGAAGACCACCTCGCTGCCCTGAAGACCCGCCGCGATTACCTGACCGACAAGGGCTACGCTGCGCTGCACTTCAAGGACGCTGCCGGCGGCACCGACCTGACGGTGGGCCTGGCCGATGATCACGTCTGGGGCGGCGGCGCCAGCGACAGCACCGGAGCCGAACAGGGCCGCTTCGTGCCCAATATCCCGACCGAGGAAGTCTGGACCGCGCCGCACCGTGAGTGGGTGGACGGCGTGGTGGTCAGCACCAAGCCGCTCAGCTACAACGGTGTGCTGATCAGCGGCATTCGCATGCGCTTCGAGAACGGCCAGGCGGTCGAAGTTAGCGCCGAACAGGGCGAAGCGACCATCAAGGAACTGATTGCCACCGACGGCGGCTCGGCGCACCTGGGCGAGGTGGCGCTGGTGCCGCACTCCAGCCCCATCAGCCAGTCGGGCCTGTTCTTCTTCCATACCCTCTATGACGAGAACGCCGCCTCGCACATCGCGCTGGGCGCCGCTTACCGTTTTAACGTGGCCGGCGGCACCGAGATGAGCGACGAGGAATTCATGGCACACGGCGGCAACGATTCGATCGTGCACGTGGACTGGATGATTGGCAGCGCCACCATGGACGTGGACGGCATCACCAAAGAAGGCCAGCGTGAACCGGTGATGCGCGCTGGTGAGTTTGTCATCTGA
- a CDS encoding GNAT family N-acetyltransferase, translating into MALNFRPATPADAPFAGPLIQEAIGDIGWQLTGTGSDEAAAQAITRLFAQPGHRMAYDPCLLAEDAESGQPLGLALAYPGEQSEALDEPLRQALRAGGRPADFLSEGEPGELYLDTLAVSGAARGRGRGVGGQLLAALDSRARDLGLARIGLLVEESNPAARLYARSGYQPAGERTLAGHRYFHLQRQVPALPAE; encoded by the coding sequence ATGGCTCTGAATTTCCGCCCCGCCACTCCTGCAGACGCTCCCTTTGCCGGCCCCCTGATTCAGGAGGCGATCGGCGACATCGGCTGGCAGCTGACCGGCACCGGCAGCGACGAGGCCGCCGCGCAGGCGATTACCCGGCTGTTCGCGCAGCCGGGGCACCGCATGGCTTACGACCCGTGCCTGCTGGCTGAGGACGCCGAAAGTGGGCAGCCGCTGGGCCTGGCGCTGGCTTACCCCGGCGAACAGTCGGAGGCGCTGGACGAACCGCTGCGGCAGGCGCTGCGCGCCGGGGGCCGCCCAGCCGACTTTCTCAGCGAAGGCGAACCCGGCGAACTGTACCTCGACACCCTGGCCGTCTCGGGCGCGGCGCGGGGCCGGGGCCGGGGCGTAGGCGGCCAGTTGCTGGCAGCGCTGGACAGCCGAGCACGCGACCTGGGCCTCGCACGCATCGGGCTGTTGGTCGAGGAAAGCAACCCCGCAGCGCGGCTCTATGCCCGCAGTGGCTATCAGCCGGCCGGCGAACGCACCCTGGCCGGGCACCGTTATTTTCACCTGCAGCGCCAGGTGCCCGCGCTCCCCGCCGAATAA
- a CDS encoding acyl-CoA thioesterase, producing MSETPKSARQHPLAALDWSHAHRAEIQMRYGDTDAMGHLNNATYVSYLETARVQMLAEMGTPLHDLLTVVAHIEVDYISEIKLGQQVIVETLVEGLGTSSYTFVVRVLADGVPSAYARTVQVNIGPDKRPAPLAPDRREWMERFMAGQPSAASPA from the coding sequence ATGTCAGAAACCCCCAAATCTGCCCGTCAACATCCCCTGGCCGCTCTGGACTGGAGCCACGCCCACCGCGCCGAGATTCAGATGCGTTACGGCGACACCGACGCCATGGGCCATCTGAACAACGCCACCTATGTCTCCTATCTGGAAACCGCGCGGGTGCAGATGCTGGCCGAAATGGGCACACCGCTGCACGACCTGCTGACGGTGGTGGCGCACATTGAGGTGGATTACATCTCGGAAATCAAGCTGGGCCAGCAGGTCATCGTGGAAACACTGGTCGAGGGTCTGGGCACGTCTTCCTACACTTTCGTGGTGCGGGTGCTGGCCGACGGCGTCCCCAGCGCCTACGCCCGGACCGTGCAGGTGAATATCGGTCCCGACAAGCGGCCTGCGCCGCTGGCACCCGACCGCCGCGAGTGGATGGAGCGCTTTATGGCAGGCCAGCCCTCGGCCGCCAGCCCCGCGTGA
- a CDS encoding acyl-CoA thioesterase, translating to MPAPRSRARMLEVVFPKDTNYHGTAFGGFLLSLMDKAASVAAVRHAGGGVVTARMDGVDFRIPLRVGDAVALDARVIRVGRSSMTIQVDVYREHMASGEQELATTGTFVFVAVYENGKPRPVPPLEEGSTEEAWGRATSRP from the coding sequence ATGCCGGCCCCGCGCAGCCGCGCCCGCATGCTGGAGGTGGTCTTTCCCAAGGACACCAACTATCATGGCACCGCTTTCGGAGGCTTCTTGCTGTCGCTGATGGATAAGGCCGCTTCGGTAGCGGCGGTGCGGCACGCCGGCGGCGGCGTGGTCACCGCCCGGATGGACGGGGTGGATTTCCGCATTCCGCTGCGGGTGGGCGACGCGGTGGCACTGGACGCCCGGGTGATCCGGGTGGGCCGCTCCTCGATGACCATTCAGGTGGATGTCTACCGCGAGCACATGGCCAGCGGCGAGCAGGAACTGGCCACCACCGGCACTTTCGTCTTTGTGGCGGTCTATGAGAACGGCAAGCCCCGCCCGGTGCCGCCGCTAGAAGAGGGCAGTACCGAGGAAGCCTGGGGCCGCGCCACCAGCCGTCCCTAA
- a CDS encoding thymidine phosphorylase, protein MTATLNIPDLIAKKRAGGEHTRAELEQLIGGYTRGEVPDYQVSAWLMAVFLNGMGAQETADLTLVMAESGDQMDLSSLQNTVDKHSTGGVGDKTSLILTPMLAALGLTVAKMSGRGLAHTGGTIDKLESFPGWDPEMPEDRFIAQAREIGLALVGQSKDLAPADGKLYALRDVTATVESLPLIASSIMSKKLASGAQTIVLDVKSGAGAFMKTLDDSRALAQAMVDIGTRAGRNVRAVLTDMDTPLGHMAGNSLEVQEAIATLRGNGPADLTELCTTLAAEVLLAAGQESDPARARERAAATLQDGSALAKLKAFVAAQGGDASRVDQPEKLDVAPGRAEITAPESGYIERLDAMSVGRAVLALGGGRERKGEAIDFGVGVETLKKPGEQVAAGEPVYRLYHRDGRGLERAQALLSKGIRISQEQPQAHGLILGRVQ, encoded by the coding sequence ATGACGGCAACATTGAATATTCCTGACCTGATCGCCAAGAAGCGTGCTGGCGGCGAACATACCCGTGCCGAGCTGGAACAACTGATCGGCGGCTACACCCGCGGCGAGGTGCCCGACTATCAGGTGAGCGCCTGGCTGATGGCGGTCTTCCTGAACGGCATGGGCGCCCAGGAGACGGCCGACCTGACCCTGGTGATGGCCGAAAGCGGTGATCAGATGGACCTCAGCAGCCTTCAGAACACCGTGGACAAGCACTCTACCGGCGGCGTGGGCGACAAGACCAGCCTGATCCTGACGCCGATGCTGGCGGCGCTGGGCCTGACGGTCGCCAAGATGAGCGGGCGCGGCCTGGCCCACACCGGCGGCACCATCGACAAGCTGGAAAGCTTTCCCGGCTGGGACCCCGAAATGCCCGAGGACCGTTTTATTGCCCAGGCCCGCGAGATCGGGCTGGCGCTGGTGGGGCAGAGCAAGGACCTGGCTCCCGCCGACGGCAAGCTGTACGCCCTGCGCGACGTGACCGCCACGGTGGAATCGCTGCCCCTGATCGCCTCGTCCATCATGTCCAAGAAACTGGCCAGCGGTGCCCAGACCATCGTGCTGGACGTGAAGTCAGGTGCCGGCGCCTTTATGAAGACGCTGGACGATTCCCGCGCTCTGGCTCAGGCCATGGTAGACATCGGCACCCGAGCTGGCCGCAACGTGCGCGCCGTGCTGACCGATATGGACACCCCGCTGGGACACATGGCCGGCAACAGCCTGGAAGTGCAGGAAGCCATAGCTACCCTGCGCGGCAACGGCCCCGCCGACCTGACCGAGCTGTGCACCACCCTGGCCGCCGAGGTGCTGCTGGCCGCCGGCCAGGAGAGCGACCCCGCGCGGGCCCGTGAGCGGGCCGCCGCCACCTTGCAGGACGGCAGCGCCCTGGCCAAACTGAAGGCGTTCGTGGCGGCGCAGGGCGGTGACGCCAGCCGCGTGGACCAGCCGGAAAAACTGGACGTGGCCCCCGGCCGCGCCGAGATCACCGCTCCCGAAAGCGGCTACATCGAGCGGCTGGACGCCATGAGCGTGGGCCGCGCCGTGCTGGCGCTGGGCGGTGGCCGCGAGCGCAAGGGCGAGGCGATCGACTTCGGGGTGGGTGTGGAAACCCTCAAGAAGCCTGGCGAACAGGTAGCGGCCGGCGAGCCGGTCTACCGCCTGTATCACCGTGACGGCCGGGGCCTGGAGCGGGCGCAGGCGCTGCTGAGTAAAGGCATCCGCATCAGCCAGGAGCAGCCGCAGGCGCACGGCCTGATTCTGGGCCGGGTGCAGTAA
- a CDS encoding excalibur calcium-binding domain-containing protein — MTDRLDPAAALTPRLPAFLLLALLPGLLAGCTKEEKTTTQTVSQQTVSQTTTSQAATTQSTDASAVSTSGTESQPADAVSAPVSGSTGTPASTPAPSSEATPAAPSGQSGSPAPAQSAPSQTTPAQQSPAQTTPAPAAPAQAAPAQSAPPAPTPAQSTPTSGNQSAPAAPAHSSSAQPKPAAPAANQSTPAPKAAPKAESTAAPAQPAPAASDEVIADPTEYYQDQGKDSGGAAQAPAASGEIYFPNCAAAAAGGYSRMGKDSPAYRPELDSDGDGVACN; from the coding sequence GTGACTGACAGACTTGATCCTGCCGCCGCTCTTACCCCCCGCCTGCCCGCTTTCCTGCTGCTGGCCCTGCTGCCGGGCCTGCTGGCCGGCTGCACCAAAGAAGAGAAAACCACCACCCAGACGGTTTCACAGCAGACCGTTTCCCAGACGACCACCTCCCAGGCTGCCACCACCCAGTCTACGGACGCATCGGCGGTCAGCACTTCCGGGACCGAATCGCAACCGGCAGATGCCGTGAGCGCTCCGGTCAGTGGCAGCACAGGCACGCCGGCCTCCACCCCAGCTCCTTCTTCTGAGGCGACTCCGGCGGCGCCCAGCGGTCAGTCAGGGTCGCCGGCGCCCGCCCAGTCAGCGCCTTCCCAGACTACTCCGGCCCAGCAGTCACCCGCTCAGACAACTCCGGCGCCTGCGGCCCCGGCCCAAGCGGCGCCTGCACAGTCGGCGCCGCCTGCCCCAACTCCGGCGCAGTCCACCCCCACCAGCGGCAACCAGTCGGCGCCAGCGGCTCCCGCTCACAGTTCGTCGGCGCAGCCTAAGCCTGCGGCGCCGGCGGCCAATCAGAGCACTCCTGCCCCGAAGGCAGCGCCCAAAGCAGAGAGCACTGCGGCCCCCGCTCAGCCGGCACCGGCCGCCAGCGATGAGGTGATTGCCGATCCCACCGAGTATTACCAGGATCAGGGCAAGGACAGTGGCGGTGCAGCACAGGCACCAGCGGCCAGCGGCGAAATTTACTTTCCCAACTGCGCCGCGGCCGCGGCCGGTGGCTACAGCCGGATGGGCAAGGACAGCCCCGCTTACCGCCCCGAACTGGACAGCGACGGCGACGGTGTGGCCTGCAACTGA